Proteins found in one Triticum urartu cultivar G1812 chromosome 4, Tu2.1, whole genome shotgun sequence genomic segment:
- the LOC125554683 gene encoding uncharacterized protein LOC125554683 — MQRGSKAMANHWGRIQLACNKWHGIVEEVAARPESGASVEDQLLRMFAMYRGDNQDADFKHLHVYKRIDKCEKWAEVRRALDKAKETYKPGATTPGASEGRPDGHKLAKKGKNTDAATARVQESIEHCLADAQARAILREEKNEARWSSLMKNKAIKLDLLRTNVAAKKRNTDMAFLMGGADML; from the exons atgcagcgcggctccaaggcgatggcgaaccattgggggcgtatccagttggcgtgcaacaaatggcatggAATCGTCGAGGAGGTCGCGGCTCGCCCGGAGAGCGGCGCCAGCGTTGAGGATCAG CTGCTGCGTATGTTCGCCATGTATCGGGGCGACAACCAAGACGCCGACTTCAAGCACCTCCACGTCTACAAGCGCATTGACaagtgcgagaagtgggcggaagtccgacgtgccctcgacaaggccaaggagacATACAAGCCGGGCGCGACGACTCCGGGCGCGTCAGAGGGGCGGCCGGACGGCCACAAATTGGCAAAGAAGGGGAAAAACACCGACGCGGCAACCGCGCGAGTGCAGGAGTCCATCGAGCATTGCCTCGCCGACGCCCAGGCCCGAGCCATCCTACGCGAAGAGAAGAACGAGGCGCGGTGGTCGTCGCTGATGAAGAACAAAGCCATCAAGCTCGACCTGCTCCGGACGAACGTCGCcgcgaagaagaggaacaccgacATGGCTTTTCTGATGGGCGGGGCGGACATGCTCTAG